The following proteins come from a genomic window of Paenibacillus spongiae:
- a CDS encoding VOC family protein, which produces MTKSIAKGIDCVYLPASDPRVSAEWYVKHLGLTLLRPITNNAQAQLGFPSGSAIFLMQTKESQNANYHDIFGNEQCLLTIEIENFDEAFDAIRSAGVKTDPIEDNGGCGRNFYVYDPDGNKIDLWSGWPNQEQS; this is translated from the coding sequence TTGACGAAATCGATAGCCAAAGGAATAGATTGTGTGTATCTGCCTGCATCAGATCCTCGCGTATCCGCGGAGTGGTACGTCAAGCATCTCGGATTGACGCTTCTGCGGCCAATTACGAATAACGCGCAAGCACAACTGGGATTTCCGTCAGGCAGCGCGATCTTTCTTATGCAGACTAAGGAATCACAGAATGCCAACTATCACGACATCTTCGGCAATGAACAGTGCTTGCTGACGATTGAGATCGAGAATTTCGATGAGGCATTTGATGCCATACGTTCTGCAGGCGTAAAGACGGACCCGATCGAGGACAATGGGGGCTGCGGAAGAAACTTCTACGTATACGATCCGGACGGAAACAAAATCGATCTATGGAGCGGCTGGCCGAATCAAGAGCAATCGTAA
- a CDS encoding (S)-benzoin forming benzil reductase, translated as MKYFIITGTSRGLGEAIAERLISPDHYLFCISRERNNRLLGKSSNIAYFEFDLNDMDQIETLMNDIFISIDRSIAEGIYLINNAAMISPVTFIQSAQVQGITRNLNVNLLAPIILTSVFMRLTNEIPVDRRIVNISSGSAKNLLPGMSLYSAAKAGLDVFTQCVGLEQNQAQVPVGIISIWPGMVDTDLQAEARNQDKTTFPSAEIFGMVKDKGMLTTPEETAQHIIEYLFKQDFEHGAVVDLYDYSK; from the coding sequence ATGAAATATTTCATCATAACGGGAACATCAAGAGGTCTTGGAGAAGCAATAGCTGAACGGTTGATATCGCCAGATCATTACTTGTTCTGTATCTCCCGCGAGAGGAACAATAGGCTTTTGGGCAAAAGCAGCAATATCGCGTATTTCGAATTTGATCTGAATGACATGGATCAGATCGAGACCTTAATGAATGACATCTTCATATCTATCGACCGATCTATTGCAGAAGGTATTTACCTGATCAATAATGCCGCCATGATATCTCCCGTCACGTTCATTCAGTCTGCTCAAGTTCAGGGGATAACCCGTAACTTGAATGTCAATTTACTAGCACCCATCATACTAACCAGCGTATTTATGCGACTTACCAATGAAATCCCTGTTGATAGAAGAATAGTGAACATTTCCTCAGGTTCGGCTAAAAATCTTCTCCCCGGCATGAGTCTCTACTCGGCGGCCAAAGCGGGGTTGGATGTATTCACTCAGTGCGTGGGACTAGAGCAGAACCAGGCCCAGGTACCGGTAGGAATCATCTCGATCTGGCCAGGTATGGTGGATACGGATCTGCAGGCAGAAGCGAGAAATCAGGACAAGACCACATTCCCGTCTGCCGAAATATTCGGTATGGTTAAGGATAAGGGGATGCTTACGACACCAGAGGAAACGGCTCAACACATCATCGAATACTTATTTAAGCAAGATTTCGAGCATGGGGCTGTCGTCGATCTATATGATTATTCGAAATAG
- a CDS encoding pentapeptide repeat-containing protein, with product MVDSKFNERIRTHRLEQELTQQELGDLLGVTSQAVSKWETGLAAPDIALLPKLSRIFKCSIDSLFYGTNDAELLARMKTMMRADLSKSKIESSDLRGIVMRDVNLEDAEIFDSCLNGMRIHHGGMANLTLQHLDLDGLSIGFSQMNGAVIHDLGGHTIPIRFSENDLKGSTIDRCDLAGAEITDCNLSGVTIKGSTLKDSWLLQPETYEPLCMEDVRLQDSVFQNCDLSGLKIQECKVDGMSINGIPVALLLEAYERRMEAERL from the coding sequence ATGGTAGATTCCAAATTTAACGAACGGATAAGAACGCATCGGCTTGAACAGGAATTGACGCAGCAGGAGCTAGGGGATTTACTGGGGGTGACATCGCAAGCCGTTTCCAAATGGGAAACGGGTCTGGCCGCACCTGACATCGCCTTATTGCCGAAGCTCTCCCGGATATTCAAATGCTCGATCGACTCCTTGTTCTATGGTACGAATGACGCCGAATTGCTTGCAAGAATGAAAACGATGATGAGGGCGGATCTCTCCAAATCCAAAATAGAAAGCTCCGATTTGCGGGGGATCGTGATGCGCGATGTGAATTTGGAAGATGCCGAAATCTTCGACAGCTGCTTGAACGGTATGCGGATTCACCATGGAGGCATGGCTAATCTCACGTTGCAGCATCTGGATCTTGACGGCCTCTCGATTGGATTCAGCCAGATGAATGGAGCGGTTATACATGATCTTGGCGGTCATACGATCCCCATTCGTTTCTCGGAAAATGATTTGAAAGGGAGTACGATCGACCGCTGCGATTTGGCAGGAGCCGAGATAACGGATTGCAACTTATCCGGGGTGACGATCAAGGGTTCGACGCTTAAAGACAGCTGGCTGCTTCAGCCGGAAACCTACGAACCTCTTTGTATGGAAGATGTACGGCTGCAGGACAGCGTCTTTCAAAACTGTGATCTATCCGGGTTAAAGATACAAGAATGCAAAGTCGACGGCATGTCGATCAATGGAATTCCGGTCGCGCTTCTGTTGGAGGCGTATGAACGGCGGATGGAGGCGGAACGATTATGA
- a CDS encoding GNAT family N-acetyltransferase has translation MIHSYDFKDQDEYRSSFNQLAQLVFGIDFEAWYRKGCWDDRYIGHSIVSGDQIIANVSVSKMDLTVNGAARRAIQIGTVMTHPDHRGKGLANQLMKYVLETYESACDLLFLFGNSSVLDFYPKFGFTAVPEFEFYMDIAVHSGNGSLMRKLDVSQEED, from the coding sequence GTGATACATAGTTATGATTTTAAGGATCAAGACGAATATCGGTCTAGCTTCAATCAACTGGCCCAACTCGTCTTCGGCATCGACTTTGAAGCCTGGTATCGGAAGGGGTGCTGGGATGATCGCTATATTGGCCATTCGATCGTCAGCGGCGACCAAATCATAGCCAATGTTTCGGTCAGCAAAATGGATCTGACCGTCAATGGTGCAGCGAGAAGAGCGATACAGATCGGAACCGTGATGACGCATCCGGATCATAGGGGAAAGGGGCTTGCCAATCAACTGATGAAATATGTGTTGGAGACCTATGAATCTGCATGTGATCTGCTGTTCCTGTTTGGAAACAGCTCGGTGCTCGACTTCTATCCCAAATTCGGGTTCACCGCCGTACCTGAATTTGAATTTTACATGGATATAGCCGTTCATTCAGGCAATGGGAGCTTAATGCGTAAACTGGACGTATCGCAGGAAGAAGATTAG
- a CDS encoding phosphotransferase family protein — protein MMKEGWERTEPAASLDLRKMNEIIQPAFPGKRIIAAERLGTGFSNANYKFQLEGSSRSYVLRIFSGGAEVADKEHAIAELVRHSVPVADFIDKDTSCRTYEKCWAVLEWKEGVLLRDVVRTGNAEELASAAASVGSVLARIHRFTFPESGFFGKNLGIVHPYRMDGEHFITFMEQSLFHNQSGKWLGEALTDQLWSFCLKYRSLLAENSGKPVLVHSDFNGLNLLMQHGPAGYEVSAVLDWEFAFSWRRHVDIANMLRYEEEGSIFEQHFIEAYQEHGVQLEDDWKLLSKLEDLVALCDMLNNSTLDTPNRIRDLQRLIEGTVRRYG, from the coding sequence ATGATGAAAGAAGGCTGGGAACGAACGGAGCCAGCGGCTTCGCTAGATCTGAGGAAGATGAACGAAATCATCCAACCGGCCTTTCCGGGGAAACGAATCATAGCCGCGGAACGGCTCGGAACCGGATTCAGCAATGCCAATTATAAATTTCAGCTGGAAGGCAGTTCGCGATCCTATGTCCTTCGAATATTCAGCGGGGGAGCAGAGGTAGCGGACAAAGAGCATGCCATCGCTGAGCTGGTGCGGCATTCCGTGCCTGTTGCCGACTTTATCGATAAGGATACGAGCTGCCGTACATATGAGAAATGCTGGGCGGTGTTGGAGTGGAAGGAGGGCGTTCTGCTGCGCGATGTGGTACGAACCGGAAACGCGGAGGAGCTTGCCTCTGCCGCGGCTTCCGTCGGAAGCGTTCTTGCCCGCATCCATCGCTTCACTTTTCCGGAGTCCGGTTTCTTCGGGAAGAACCTGGGGATCGTTCATCCTTATCGGATGGACGGGGAGCATTTTATCACCTTCATGGAGCAAAGTCTCTTCCATAACCAAAGCGGCAAGTGGCTCGGCGAGGCGCTTACCGATCAATTATGGTCGTTCTGCCTGAAGTATCGTTCCTTGCTGGCTGAGAATAGCGGCAAGCCTGTACTCGTACACTCCGATTTCAACGGGTTGAATCTGTTGATGCAGCATGGTCCGGCAGGGTATGAAGTATCCGCTGTTCTCGATTGGGAGTTCGCTTTCTCCTGGAGACGTCATGTCGATATCGCCAATATGCTCCGGTATGAGGAGGAGGGCTCGATCTTTGAGCAGCATTTTATCGAGGCATATCAAGAACATGGTGTACAGCTGGAGGATGACTGGAAGCTCCTCTCCAAGCTTGAGGACCTCGTTGCTCTGTGCGATATGCTGAACAACTCCACCTTGGACACACCCAACCGGATACGTGATCTTCAGCGGTTGATTGAAGGAACTGTCCGACGTTACGGATAG
- a CDS encoding GNAT family N-acetyltransferase, translated as MEFRSIRSGELQMWSELCREVFDKETGREHGDSFLRMAQNDPWKEQNSILVAVDESRIVSTVQIYCRTTMVGAQAIKTGCIGGVCTNPAYRGQGLTTRLLHNAIDIMREQDIPLSMLTSGIWSFYERSGWENVDWHWKIANFEVDDRVLEAFTVRPVRMEDMDAIKILYAKHSRRFNGPIVRDRDDYWSRNIQMENKPCWVAVDHNGDLIAYVWLYIRDEDQYSCVIEYGEAAPGGRILERMLNRICLAYGWKTCRLRAQSGVHFDFGAAETTTYPGIMYRLIDPIQLQDERIATTGQLIRYLNRHNKPDRSDFINWDHDNV; from the coding sequence ATGGAGTTTCGATCCATAAGATCGGGCGAGCTGCAGATGTGGTCAGAGCTTTGTCGCGAGGTTTTTGACAAGGAGACAGGGAGAGAACACGGGGATTCATTTCTGCGCATGGCCCAGAATGATCCTTGGAAGGAGCAGAACAGCATACTTGTTGCTGTGGATGAGAGCCGGATCGTCAGCACGGTCCAGATTTATTGCCGTACCACGATGGTTGGCGCGCAAGCAATCAAGACCGGCTGCATAGGGGGAGTCTGCACGAATCCTGCTTACAGAGGCCAGGGCTTGACAACCCGATTGCTTCACAATGCCATAGATATCATGCGCGAGCAGGATATTCCTCTATCGATGCTCACTTCGGGAATTTGGAGCTTCTATGAGCGTTCGGGATGGGAGAATGTAGATTGGCACTGGAAAATCGCTAATTTCGAAGTTGATGATCGCGTTCTTGAGGCGTTCACTGTACGTCCAGTGCGGATGGAAGATATGGATGCGATCAAGATTCTGTATGCCAAGCACAGCCGGAGGTTTAATGGCCCGATTGTCCGGGACCGGGATGATTATTGGAGTCGTAACATTCAGATGGAGAACAAACCATGCTGGGTTGCAGTGGATCACAATGGCGACCTAATCGCGTATGTATGGCTGTATATTCGAGATGAGGACCAATACAGTTGTGTGATCGAATATGGAGAGGCAGCTCCAGGCGGCCGGATCCTCGAACGTATGTTGAATCGAATATGCTTGGCTTATGGCTGGAAGACATGCCGTCTCCGTGCGCAAAGCGGGGTTCATTTTGATTTCGGAGCTGCGGAGACGACCACCTATCCAGGGATCATGTACCGGTTGATCGATCCCATTCAGCTTCAGGATGAGCGGATCGCAACCACCGGGCAGCTTATTCGTTATCTAAACCGCCATAATAAACCAGATAGATCGGATTTTATCAATTGGGATCATGACAACGTTTAG
- a CDS encoding spore coat protein, with translation MNQNQNPMTIQNPKPANEPQVKGPEMNDRDRINDVLAMEKYLTDSFNVSAREASHQALHQDIMTVLNESHQCQYGLFELMFRKGHYKLQAEQQQALDQAYQQFSGYSSQFPYQTGTLQ, from the coding sequence ATGAATCAAAATCAGAATCCGATGACTATCCAAAATCCGAAGCCGGCGAATGAGCCTCAAGTCAAAGGCCCGGAGATGAATGACCGCGATCGGATCAACGACGTATTGGCGATGGAAAAATATTTGACCGATAGCTTCAACGTCTCCGCTCGGGAAGCGAGCCATCAGGCGCTGCATCAAGACATTATGACGGTGTTGAACGAGTCGCATCAGTGCCAATACGGCTTGTTCGAGTTGATGTTCAGAAAAGGACATTACAAGCTCCAAGCAGAGCAGCAGCAGGCGCTCGATCAGGCTTATCAACAATTCAGCGGCTACTCCAGCCAATTTCCGTATCAAACGGGAACGCTGCAGTAA
- a CDS encoding class I SAM-dependent methyltransferase has product MNNHTDVVREAWDNWSETWYLRYRTDEVIAKVIQQPESAFHATTYAMIQAALPDIKGKRICIPSSGNNHAVYAFHLMGASVTSCDISEKQLEKSAEIARKHHWDIEFICDDTMSLSKLKRDEYDFVYTSNGVHVWIDDLKAMYRNIQRILNSNGAYIMFDVHPFMRPLAMDTEKLSVIKPYDLTGPFDEIPTYKWRIQDIMNAMVSSGLNVKHMEEMFAEDGTFWVDDDEVDQRSQHELDQLCDWKSNPLAALPQWLSIYARKS; this is encoded by the coding sequence ATGAATAATCATACGGATGTAGTTAGAGAGGCTTGGGATAACTGGTCGGAAACATGGTATCTGCGCTACCGGACGGACGAGGTCATCGCAAAAGTCATCCAGCAGCCGGAGTCGGCTTTTCATGCTACCACATATGCGATGATTCAAGCCGCGCTGCCTGACATAAAGGGGAAGCGCATCTGTATTCCTTCGAGCGGCAACAACCATGCGGTGTATGCGTTCCATTTGATGGGGGCTAGCGTAACCTCATGCGATATATCCGAGAAGCAGTTGGAGAAGAGTGCCGAGATTGCTCGCAAACATCATTGGGATATTGAGTTTATATGCGACGATACCATGAGCTTAAGCAAACTGAAGAGAGATGAATATGATTTTGTATATACCTCGAATGGGGTTCATGTCTGGATCGATGATCTGAAGGCTATGTACCGAAACATTCAGCGCATTCTTAATAGTAACGGCGCCTATATCATGTTTGACGTTCACCCTTTTATGCGTCCGCTCGCAATGGATACAGAGAAATTAAGCGTCATTAAGCCCTATGACTTAACCGGACCCTTCGATGAAATCCCGACATATAAATGGCGGATCCAGGATATCATGAACGCGATGGTTTCATCCGGCTTGAACGTAAAGCATATGGAAGAGATGTTTGCGGAGGACGGTACGTTCTGGGTTGACGACGATGAGGTGGATCAGCGCTCCCAGCATGAGCTGGATCAATTGTGCGACTGGAAATCCAATCCCTTGGCCGCTCTCCCTCAATGGCTATCGATTTATGCAAGAAAGTCATAA
- a CDS encoding serine hydrolase domain-containing protein: MQINASIEAYNRQESIPFSGAVWVGGLLETLLEQSYGYANRGEQIRNTTQTRFGMASGCKIFTAVAICQLVEQGRLALDTRLKDCLPIPFPVFDPEITVHHLLTHSSGIPDYFDEEFMNDYGDLWKSRPMYAMTSAECFLPMFQHNPMKFTPGERFSYSNAGFILLGLIVEHIAGTTFQQYVEDHIFNVCGMKDSGYFRLDQLPERTAWGYIDSGSTWRTNMYSIPIVGGPDGGAFTTVHDMRIFWTALMDNRLLSKHMTEIMLTPHIQDNEFIHYGYGVWIVMVSNKIFKYFVMGSDPGVEMQSSIYAESKLQAHILANINSGAGAIATRIDELILAENS, encoded by the coding sequence ATGCAAATTAATGCTAGTATAGAGGCTTACAATCGGCAGGAGTCAATACCTTTCTCAGGTGCAGTATGGGTTGGCGGCCTACTAGAGACCTTACTCGAGCAAAGCTATGGATACGCGAATCGAGGCGAGCAGATCAGGAATACGACACAAACACGATTCGGCATGGCATCAGGCTGCAAGATTTTTACCGCGGTCGCGATTTGCCAGCTTGTTGAGCAAGGACGTTTAGCCTTGGATACCCGGTTAAAGGACTGCTTGCCCATTCCCTTCCCTGTCTTCGATCCGGAAATAACGGTGCATCATCTGTTAACGCATAGTTCGGGGATACCCGATTACTTCGATGAAGAGTTCATGAACGATTACGGCGATCTTTGGAAATCAAGGCCGATGTACGCGATGACATCTGCCGAATGTTTCTTGCCTATGTTTCAGCATAACCCGATGAAATTTACTCCAGGGGAACGATTTTCGTACAGCAATGCAGGCTTCATTCTGCTGGGTTTGATCGTCGAGCATATTGCAGGGACGACCTTTCAACAATATGTGGAGGATCATATTTTCAACGTCTGTGGGATGAAGGATTCCGGTTACTTCCGCCTGGATCAGCTGCCTGAACGAACCGCATGGGGATATATCGATAGCGGCTCGACCTGGAGAACGAATATGTATTCCATCCCGATTGTCGGCGGACCCGACGGCGGTGCTTTCACGACGGTGCATGATATGCGGATATTCTGGACGGCCTTGATGGATAACCGGTTATTATCGAAACACATGACTGAAATCATGTTAACCCCTCATATACAAGATAACGAGTTCATTCATTATGGTTACGGGGTATGGATCGTGATGGTAAGCAACAAGATATTCAAATATTTTGTGATGGGAAGCGATCCTGGGGTGGAGATGCAGTCCTCGATATATGCGGAATCGAAGCTGCAGGCTCATATATTAGCCAATATCAATAGCGGTGCCGGAGCCATAGCAACTCGGATCGATGAGCTTATATTAGCCGAGAATAGTTGA
- a CDS encoding RidA family protein produces MKQIILTDKAQQPGSMPYSQAIKVGNTVYVAGQGPFEPQSGMCEDSTMEYQARRTLENLKAILAEAGAQMSDVVKVTVFLGNGADFDEFNGYYKEYFSAPYPARAITGVSSNMLVQIDAIAVIE; encoded by the coding sequence ATGAAACAAATCATTCTAACGGATAAAGCGCAGCAGCCCGGTAGTATGCCTTACTCTCAGGCCATCAAGGTCGGCAATACGGTTTATGTAGCAGGCCAAGGTCCTTTTGAGCCCCAAAGCGGAATGTGCGAGGACAGCACGATGGAATATCAGGCCAGAAGAACGCTGGAAAATTTGAAAGCGATTCTAGCTGAGGCTGGCGCTCAAATGAGCGATGTCGTCAAGGTTACGGTCTTCCTTGGAAACGGTGCAGACTTTGATGAGTTCAATGGCTACTACAAAGAATACTTCAGTGCTCCTTACCCTGCCAGAGCGATCACAGGCGTTAGTAGTAATATGTTAGTTCAAATAGATGCTATTGCGGTAATCGAGTAG
- a CDS encoding VanZ family protein, with protein MVPVLKRIKPKHIFVIYGLGLVNFVIFKFFGDVQKVLTRIVGIKEQRNAGYWNIQLVPLRSITSTIESYIRIGWEPSSFNFIGNIIGFVPMRLLIPVLLHKPSFLKTMGLSFAIIVSIEIVQFVTCLGAADIDDVILNMAGAFVGYIVYITALALKKRIVRRFRALN; from the coding sequence GTGGTTCCCGTCCTAAAAAGAATAAAGCCAAAACACATTTTCGTGATTTACGGATTAGGTTTAGTTAACTTCGTCATTTTTAAGTTTTTTGGTGACGTGCAAAAGGTCTTAACAAGAATAGTTGGTATTAAAGAGCAAAGGAATGCGGGGTACTGGAATATTCAATTAGTACCCTTGAGGTCTATAACTTCCACTATCGAATCTTATATTCGAATTGGGTGGGAGCCTTCATCATTTAACTTTATAGGCAATATCATTGGATTTGTTCCAATGCGATTATTAATTCCTGTGCTGCTGCACAAACCGTCTTTTCTAAAAACGATGGGCTTATCCTTCGCCATTATTGTAAGCATTGAAATCGTACAATTTGTAACCTGCCTGGGGGCGGCGGATATTGATGACGTTATCCTAAATATGGCTGGAGCCTTCGTGGGATATATTGTGTATATAACTGCGCTAGCTTTGAAGAAACGAATAGTTCGAAGATTTCGAGCTTTAAACTAG
- a CDS encoding response regulator transcription factor — MRNEVILLVDDEEGILIMLENLLRKEGYIHITKAGSATEALMAVRTTRFDMIVLDVMLPDMDGFALCIELRKIIKTPILFLTARSSDLDKLQGLYLGGDDYVSKPFNPMEVIARIQAHLRRSSLYASDGLSAEEVYQYNSFTVNRTTGQLIVGNVDTPCPAKELELLLYFCKHPNRVFTAQQLYEQMWGTIVLGDEKTVVIHISRLRKKLEIDPSDPKLIVTLRGIGYKFVPPLRG, encoded by the coding sequence GTGCGGAATGAAGTGATATTACTGGTCGATGACGAAGAAGGCATACTGATTATGCTTGAGAATCTTCTTCGAAAAGAAGGGTATATCCATATTACAAAAGCCGGTTCAGCTACTGAAGCGCTTATGGCCGTGCGAACGACACGATTTGATATGATTGTTCTGGATGTCATGCTTCCGGATATGGATGGATTTGCCTTATGCATAGAGTTACGTAAAATCATAAAAACTCCTATTCTGTTCCTAACCGCTCGCTCCAGCGATTTGGACAAGCTGCAGGGACTGTACCTTGGCGGGGACGATTATGTAAGCAAACCGTTCAACCCGATGGAAGTGATCGCGCGGATTCAGGCTCATTTGAGACGGAGCTCTCTATATGCGTCAGATGGTTTAAGCGCCGAGGAAGTATATCAGTACAATTCGTTTACTGTTAACCGAACCACCGGACAGCTTATCGTGGGCAATGTGGATACGCCTTGTCCGGCCAAAGAGCTTGAGCTTCTGCTTTATTTTTGCAAACATCCGAACCGGGTTTTCACCGCACAACAATTATACGAGCAAATGTGGGGCACCATTGTGCTAGGCGATGAGAAGACGGTCGTCATCCACATCTCCAGACTCAGAAAGAAGCTGGAAATCGATCCGTCCGACCCCAAACTGATCGTTACGCTGAGAGGAATCGGGTATAAATTCGTTCCGCCCTTGAGAGGTTAA
- a CDS encoding sensor histidine kinase produces the protein MNFMLRIALQLLAFFFLFVFMQMITAVTVQFFWPQGLTDENGLSSSQIYILVLYAVLFLLTLLLIGWYLWKPVYFIIVWIRSLARGQYDIPIHWDEIHTRKSGTLKIPYAIYKELFEHLQMLANTLQKNEKKLQELEQTKQEWIRGIAHDLKTPLTFISGYSTMLINTEYQWSETEQKKFLSVIQQKAAHLQELVQDLNETIHGQIPLKAEVVDIVELVRRTVADVSSAPWATGRQFMMDSDPDQIQGSCDPKLLTRAIRNLLVNAVVHNPEGTRIAVRISQLHDRTTEIQIEDDGIGFSETLVKSDEALPSSERSGLGLSIAKQLIEAHGGDLIVTSKPNEGTSLSIRLPLTQS, from the coding sequence ATGAACTTTATGCTACGTATCGCGTTACAGCTGCTGGCTTTCTTTTTCTTGTTTGTTTTCATGCAAATGATTACGGCCGTGACGGTCCAGTTTTTTTGGCCGCAAGGGCTCACGGACGAGAACGGTTTAAGCAGCTCTCAGATCTATATACTAGTCTTGTACGCCGTCCTATTTCTTCTAACCTTGCTTCTAATTGGCTGGTATCTGTGGAAGCCCGTATATTTCATCATTGTTTGGATCAGAAGTCTGGCAAGAGGTCAATATGATATTCCTATACACTGGGATGAGATCCATACCCGCAAAAGCGGAACGTTGAAAATTCCGTATGCGATCTACAAGGAATTGTTCGAGCATTTACAGATGCTTGCGAATACGCTCCAAAAAAACGAGAAGAAGCTGCAGGAGTTGGAACAAACGAAACAAGAATGGATTCGAGGGATAGCGCACGATTTAAAAACACCATTAACCTTCATATCCGGTTATTCTACGATGCTGATCAATACGGAGTATCAGTGGAGTGAAACGGAACAGAAGAAATTCCTGTCTGTTATTCAGCAGAAAGCGGCTCATCTGCAAGAGCTGGTACAGGATCTCAATGAAACGATTCACGGACAAATCCCTCTAAAAGCTGAGGTAGTGGATATCGTTGAACTCGTACGCAGGACGGTGGCGGATGTCAGCAGTGCGCCTTGGGCGACCGGACGCCAATTCATGATGGATTCAGATCCAGACCAAATTCAGGGGTCCTGCGATCCGAAGCTGCTGACGCGTGCTATCCGCAACTTGCTCGTCAATGCCGTCGTCCATAATCCGGAAGGCACCAGGATCGCGGTTCGTATTTCACAGCTTCATGACAGGACGACGGAGATCCAGATTGAAGATGACGGGATCGGATTCAGCGAGACGCTTGTTAAAAGTGATGAAGCCTTACCATCCTCAGAGCGTTCGGGCTTGGGACTGTCCATTGCCAAGCAACTAATTGAAGCCCATGGCGGAGATTTGATCGTCACCAGCAAGCCAAACGAAGGGACTTCTCTGTCGATCAGGTTGCCGCTAACGCAAAGTTAG
- a CDS encoding MerR family transcriptional regulator yields MDGTDKIYLIGELAAATGVTVRTLQHYDNIGLLPTSGRTDGGRRYYTKEDILCLEQIIFYKSLGFSLQEIRDKVVKGPKLSQTEQILHEQEVVLYRKIEDAYASIASIEAFRTAVAAGNFPSWQLLTGFIRTLRNSNLLDWGQYTFDDAQKEMLGNHFAKKEAFDFYHTWRAIALKAVTLAMSGVAPKDPVAQELAEAWWKMVLEVTKGDDERIHAFAQIQEDRASWPEGDRDLMDASQSFIDLSVKHYLKSRPKDSKEYSSLKRKYDKSLKSEEIH; encoded by the coding sequence ATGGACGGAACAGACAAAATCTATTTGATCGGCGAACTGGCTGCGGCAACCGGTGTAACCGTAAGAACACTTCAGCACTACGACAATATCGGGCTTTTGCCGACATCCGGCCGTACTGATGGTGGACGACGTTATTATACCAAGGAAGATATACTCTGTTTAGAGCAAATCATATTTTATAAATCATTAGGATTTTCCTTACAAGAGATACGCGACAAAGTCGTTAAAGGTCCGAAGTTATCACAGACAGAGCAAATCCTGCATGAGCAAGAGGTTGTACTCTATAGAAAAATAGAAGACGCATATGCAAGCATTGCTTCAATCGAGGCTTTTCGGACTGCCGTCGCAGCTGGTAACTTCCCGTCGTGGCAGTTGTTAACCGGTTTTATCCGAACCTTAAGGAACAGTAATCTGTTGGATTGGGGGCAATACACTTTCGATGACGCCCAGAAGGAAATGTTGGGTAACCATTTTGCTAAAAAAGAAGCCTTCGATTTTTATCATACATGGAGAGCAATAGCTTTGAAAGCCGTGACGCTTGCCATGTCCGGAGTGGCACCGAAAGATCCAGTTGCACAAGAATTGGCCGAGGCTTGGTGGAAAATGGTATTGGAAGTAACCAAAGGGGATGATGAACGAATCCATGCTTTTGCACAGATTCAAGAAGATCGAGCTTCATGGCCTGAGGGAGACCGCGATCTCATGGATGCATCCCAATCTTTTATTGATCTATCGGTGAAGCACTATTTAAAGTCCCGGCCCAAGGACAGCAAAGAGTACAGCTCTTTAAAACGTAAATACGATAAAAGCCTTAAATCAGAGGAGATTCACTAA